tatttttattttatatatatatgtgaCGTATCATATCCCGTCGCACAAAATTTGTGTAccctttatttttcattccTGCTCTTGTTTTTCCATTCCATCCGCACATCATTAAAAAACTTTTTATACAggtattttaaaaacaataagaaaatcttgaaaattctgaaaaataaaattggaATACCACAATCACCGAAATTCCCCCTACGAGAATTACCGTCGGACAAATATCCTGGGAAACACACCGGAACAAAAGTTTCTTTCTAAAGGATAGTGAAACTTTCTCCCAGGCAGAAGTGTCTTCCTACTAGCTTACTAGGACTTTCCCACTAACTCTAGACAGTTCTTACTGGAAGCTCCTTCTAAAGTCAGCCCGCTAGTGGGAGACAGAACGTAATTGTTTCTCACTGCGAATTCTCGTACGGGATGATAATGCAGACGATGGACCTAGTATTACACAGCAAAACCCGCACAAGCAACAAGTAAGGCTTTGATGGGAAATTTTGTCAacttttcttcaaaattgtTTGTTAAgtaaaaaatcattagtGTTACTGTTATaccatttattaaaagtgatattttaatataaagaGTCTTTTTAGTGTTTAATCTTGACATAATTTCACCGTAGTAAAGGAAAACTAGTGTAAAAAGTGAGTACAACAgatatactattattgatatattattgtggattattcaaaattttaattggtATACAAGAGAATGCATTGAGGTAAAATTAATAGTTGAGTCAGATTATGTTGAGTTATAATGATCAATATGCGAGATCCATGAAGAAATATATCGATATTCCATTGCATagaaataaacaaattacTAACAATAAGTTAtgattgaaaatttcatctcgaatgaatttttgatactgattatatttttttgttttagtGGCTCACTTGAAAGAATACCAAGTTATTGGCCGTCGTTTGCCAACTGAATCCGTTCCACAACCAAAGTTGTTCAGAATGAGAATCTTTGCTCCAAACGAAGTTGTTGCTAAGTCTCGTTACTGGTACTTTTTGCAAAAATTGCACAAGGTCAAGAAGGCTTCTGGTGAAGTTGTCACTGTTAACCAAATCCACGAATCTCACCCAACTAAGGTCAAGAACTTCGGTATCTGGGTTAGATACGACTCTAGATCTGGTACTCACAACATGTACAAGGAAGTCAGAGATGTCTCCAGAGTTGCTGCTGTCGAAACCTTGTACCAAGATATGGCTGCCAGACACAGAACCAGATTCAGATCCATCCACATCTTAAAGGTTGCTGAAATCGAAAAGACTGCTGATGTTAAGAGACCATACGTCAAGCAATTCTTGACCAAGGATTTGAAATTCCCATTACCACACAGAGTCCAAAAGTCTACCAAGACTTTCTCTTACAAGAGACCTTCTACTTTCTACTAAGctatttatttagttttttaGTCTTTATTATCGtcataaatattaaatattaattgattaaatttaaatactcTTATAACTTTTTCCATTATTTATAgctttcattattaaaatttaaaaaattagattcaAGTACATTATccatttgtattttattttatcaaatataatcTAATAGTGAAATGTTGTAGTTCAgtataatgatttattcCTATTCTCTATCCTTgtatcaaaaatatttccaaataaaCTATGTGTCTCCTGTTTCTAGCTTATCAACTCCGATGAAACGTTAAGTTCGGCTGATAATTCGATTATTCCGTGGAATGTTCGATGCATTctgaaatttcatttgacTTAATCCATGACGTTGAGTTTGGAAAACcttgtttttattaatacGTAGATGATAATATCTAATCTTACAAGATTTACTTTTATCTGTTCAATTGTATATATTTGCGTCTTGTTTATGTATAAGTACGAAATAATTATCttctatatatacatatatatatatatatatatatttttcactgAATTGAtcctaaaaaaatagacTTTTCATCTCAgggaaaataaataaaagcaaacaaacaaacaaaaggaaaaataataaaatcagAAATTCACAAAAAGTTTACTGAGAACgcatacatatatatgtattagtatttttgttattgtttATTCTGTATCGCTTTACCACTCCAATATCATTTCTGTTACCTAATCAACCTCCAATAGATATTAGATAAAAGTTGTGTTGCCAATACCACGGTCACTTCccctatttttttttccaactAGATTATGACCGTACTACAAAAAGACATATTaacattatcaaataaCGTTTCACAGCAACACGATAATGGGGGATATGAAACCATGAAGCTTACTACTGATCAGACTGGaaattctttgaaaaagagaactcaaaaaaatacaaatgataaaatatcCTCTATTTCCACCAAAAAATCAGGAAAAGAAACTATAATAGATAATAGGCATTTGCCCGTAACCGAGATACATCTACGCTCACATGAATGGTTTAGTAATTTTGTTACAAAGTATGAAATCCCAAGAAAATTTTTGCATTCCTCAATTGGGTTTATTACATTATATCTATATACtcaaaatatcaattataaaCATGTACCCTTTCCATTAGAAGTGGCTtttgtaattatttttgCTATTGATTTGATAAGGTTGAATTGGTTCCGTTTTAATGAATTGTATTGTCATACCGTGGGAGCCTTGATGCGGAAAAAAGAGATTCATACATATAATGGTGTGTTATGGTATCTTTTGGGTTTAAGTTTCTCattcacttttttttcaaaagacATTGCATTGCTCTCAGTTTTCTTATTAAGTTGGTGTGATACTGCAGCTTCTACTTTTGGTAGAATATTCGGTCATTTAACACCAAAAGtcacaaaaaataaatcattggCAGGCTCTGCTGCAGCTTTTATCGTTGGTGTTATCATCACCTACGTATTATACGGCTATTTTATCCCTCAATATCCACACGTTAATAGACCAGGAGAAATAGAATGGTCTGTAGAAACTAGTCATCTATCATTGTTTCGATTATCCTTAGCTGTTGGATTTATTGGCTCTTTAAGTGAAGgtattgatttatttaattgggATGATAATTTTACCATCCCTGTATTGTCTGctatatttttgaagattGTCTTTATAACTtgtcaaaaataaatagtgATAAATAACATTCTTtcatttaagaaaaaaatttaaaaatcagaaaaaaattctatttattataaCCTCTAATTTATAActtctaatttatataCATTAATATAtgcttttattttataaactACTCAACatcattttgttttattattatttaaattatatgttgttgttttttctcttttcatGATTTTGT
The window above is part of the Henningerozyma blattae CBS 6284 chromosome 2, complete genome genome. Proteins encoded here:
- the RPL20B gene encoding 60S ribosomal protein eL20 (similar to Saccharomyces cerevisiae RPL20A (YMR242C) and RPL20B (YOR312C); ancestral locus Anc_8.789), coding for MAHLKEYQVIGRRLPTESVPQPKLFRMRIFAPNEVVAKSRYWYFLQKLHKVKKASGEVVTVNQIHESHPTKVKNFGIWVRYDSRSGTHNMYKEVRDVSRVAAVETLYQDMAARHRTRFRSIHILKVAEIEKTADVKRPYVKQFLTKDLKFPLPHRVQKSTKTFSYKRPSTFY
- the DGK1 gene encoding diacylglycerol kinase (similar to Saccharomyces cerevisiae HSD1 (YOR311C); ancestral locus Anc_8.788) — its product is MKLTTDQTGNSLKKRTQKNTNDKISSISTKKSGKETIIDNRHLPVTEIHLRSHEWFSNFVTKYEIPRKFLHSSIGFITLYLYTQNINYKHVPFPLEVAFVIIFAIDLIRLNWFRFNELYCHTVGALMRKKEIHTYNGVLWYLLGLSFSFTFFSKDIALLSVFLLSWCDTAASTFGRIFGHLTPKVTKNKSLAGSAAAFIVGVIITYVLYGYFIPQYPHVNRPGEIEWSVETSHLSLFRLSLAVGFIGSLSEGIDLFNWDDNFTIPVLSAIFLKIVFITCQK